One Olsenella sp. oral taxon 807 DNA segment encodes these proteins:
- the lexA gene encoding transcriptional repressor LexA, producing MTKDKLSKRQTAIYDFICAYTSEHGYPPSVREIGKAVGLASPSTVHMHLKVLEERDLIRRATNKPRTIEIVSSNKEDKRPVTEAHTSAVDVADASVISLPLVGRVAAGTPILAEQNIEERIALPTSLVGDSSSFLLRVHGTSMVKKGILDGDIIVVHEQHDAQNGEVVVALIDDSATVKTFYREDEYIRLQPENDAMEPIYVKSPIILGKVVALVRSFA from the coding sequence ATGACCAAAGACAAGCTCAGCAAGCGCCAGACCGCCATCTATGACTTTATTTGCGCCTACACGTCAGAACATGGGTATCCGCCCTCGGTCCGCGAGATCGGAAAGGCCGTAGGTCTCGCCTCGCCCTCAACCGTGCACATGCACCTCAAGGTGCTTGAGGAGCGCGACCTCATCAGGCGGGCTACCAACAAACCGAGGACCATCGAGATCGTTTCCTCGAACAAAGAAGACAAAAGACCCGTCACCGAAGCCCATACATCAGCTGTCGACGTCGCTGATGCCAGCGTCATATCCCTTCCGCTCGTTGGCCGCGTGGCAGCAGGCACCCCCATCCTCGCGGAGCAAAACATCGAGGAGAGGATCGCCCTCCCGACGAGCCTGGTGGGAGACAGCAGCTCCTTCTTACTCAGGGTGCACGGCACGTCCATGGTTAAGAAGGGTATCTTAGACGGGGATATCATCGTCGTGCATGAGCAGCACGACGCCCAGAACGGAGAGGTCGTGGTCGCACTCATCGACGACTCTGCGACGGTCAAGACCTTCTATCGCGAGGACGAGTACATCCGCCTTCAGCCCGAGAACGACGCCATGGAGCCCATCTATGTCAAAAGCCCCATCATCCTCGGCAAGGTTGTGGCCCTCGTGAGGTCCTTTGCCTAG
- a CDS encoding heparan-alpha-glucosaminide N-acetyltransferase, protein MPGDSGAVVKDAKGRLRAVDALRGVTIISMVLFHWCYDLRYLSGIPLSFFQPPLQDVWRATISWTFLFIAGWMCSHSRSYARRAARYLLVALLIYLSTSLARVDAPIRFGIIFCMGASTLVAGLALRAGLLDGSWWQTVALLVLFVMLLRLPEGTFGVGALALRLPRALYDTPYLSWLGFPGPRFVSGDYYPLLPFGLMYLVGANVGVMLARRTLPTWVFECGLGPLALIGRHPLLIYLLHQPLLLVLASQVH, encoded by the coding sequence GTGCCCGGCGACTCTGGAGCCGTCGTCAAAGATGCGAAAGGGCGCCTGCGGGCGGTGGATGCCCTAAGAGGTGTCACGATCATCTCGATGGTTCTCTTCCACTGGTGCTATGACCTGCGTTACCTCTCAGGAATCCCCCTCTCCTTCTTTCAACCTCCCTTGCAGGACGTCTGGAGGGCGACCATCAGCTGGACCTTCTTGTTCATCGCGGGATGGATGTGCTCTCACTCACGCAGCTACGCCAGGCGTGCGGCGCGCTATCTTCTTGTCGCCCTGCTCATTTACCTGTCGACGAGCCTCGCTCGCGTGGACGCCCCCATACGTTTCGGGATCATATTCTGCATGGGTGCAAGTACGCTCGTAGCCGGACTCGCCCTGAGGGCGGGGCTGCTCGACGGCAGCTGGTGGCAGACGGTGGCCCTTCTCGTCCTCTTTGTGATGCTCCTGCGACTGCCCGAGGGTACCTTTGGCGTAGGCGCACTTGCGCTACGGCTTCCACGGGCGCTCTACGACACACCTTACCTCTCGTGGCTCGGCTTCCCCGGTCCCCGCTTCGTCTCGGGAGACTACTATCCCCTACTCCCCTTTGGCCTCATGTACCTTGTGGGCGCAAACGTGGGCGTCATGCTTGCGAGACGCACGTTGCCCACCTGGGTCTTTGAGTGCGGTCTTGGTCCTCTCGCTCTCATAGGCAGACATCCGCTGCTCATCTACCTGCTTCATCAGCCCCTGCTCCTTGTGCTTGCAAGCCAGGTTCACTAA
- the miaB gene encoding tRNA (N6-isopentenyl adenosine(37)-C2)-methylthiotransferase MiaB — protein sequence MARLDGLVGRTYFVRTFGCQMNLHDSERVCGLLDSCGCNMVDDPAQADIVVFMTCSVREKADTHLYGEASNLVRLPQAPSGRRLVAVGGCIAQRDGARLKERIPNVDVIFGTSALSSLPSLLVGSLSSGEDGVLVDIEEEGRDFSCVLPSRRARAFHAWVPIMTGCNNFCTFCIVPYVRGRERSRVMERVVAEVETLVADGVREVTLLGQNVNSYGRDLYGKPRFAELLRKVGETGIGRIRFTSSNPKDLSDETMAAMAEVPAVMPHLHLAVQSGSTRILRAMRRSYTREGYLDLACRLKRAVSGIALSTDIIVGFPGEEERDFEDTLSLVREVGFSFAYTFIYSRRPGTPAAKIEDNTPHEVIQERFERLARLVEEEAFVSNQAELGASVEVLVEGSSKRSATVMVGHSPKNQTVLFDLPKGASPEGLVGRLCTVKVAAARPWFLRGTLEGELR from the coding sequence GTGGCGCGCCTTGACGGCCTTGTGGGCAGGACCTACTTCGTCAGGACCTTTGGCTGTCAGATGAACCTCCACGACTCGGAGCGCGTGTGCGGGCTGCTTGACTCGTGTGGCTGCAACATGGTGGATGATCCGGCGCAGGCGGACATCGTCGTGTTCATGACCTGCTCTGTGCGCGAGAAGGCCGACACGCACCTCTACGGGGAGGCATCCAATCTCGTACGCCTGCCTCAGGCCCCCTCGGGAAGGAGACTCGTCGCTGTGGGCGGCTGCATCGCCCAACGTGACGGCGCCAGGCTCAAGGAGCGCATCCCCAATGTGGACGTTATCTTTGGCACGAGCGCCCTCTCGTCTTTGCCCTCCCTGCTCGTGGGCAGCCTCAGCTCCGGCGAGGATGGGGTGCTTGTGGATATTGAGGAGGAGGGACGAGACTTCTCCTGTGTCCTGCCATCCCGCCGTGCCAGGGCGTTCCATGCCTGGGTACCCATCATGACGGGCTGTAACAACTTCTGCACCTTCTGCATCGTGCCGTATGTGCGCGGGCGCGAGCGGAGCCGCGTGATGGAGCGCGTCGTCGCGGAGGTCGAGACGCTCGTGGCCGATGGCGTGCGGGAGGTTACGCTTCTCGGGCAGAACGTCAACTCGTACGGGCGCGACCTCTACGGCAAGCCCCGTTTCGCCGAGCTTTTGCGTAAGGTGGGGGAGACGGGTATCGGGCGCATACGCTTCACCTCGTCAAATCCCAAGGACCTCTCGGACGAGACCATGGCCGCGATGGCCGAGGTGCCTGCCGTAATGCCCCACCTGCACCTTGCCGTCCAGAGCGGCTCGACGCGCATTCTGAGGGCCATGAGGCGTAGCTACACTCGGGAGGGCTACCTCGATCTTGCCTGTCGCCTCAAGAGGGCGGTGAGCGGCATCGCGCTCTCGACCGACATCATCGTGGGGTTTCCCGGTGAGGAGGAGCGGGACTTCGAGGATACGCTCTCGCTCGTGAGGGAGGTGGGCTTCTCGTTCGCCTATACCTTCATCTACTCGAGGCGCCCTGGCACTCCCGCTGCCAAGATCGAGGACAACACACCCCACGAGGTCATTCAGGAACGCTTCGAGCGGCTTGCAAGACTTGTGGAGGAGGAAGCCTTCGTCTCTAACCAGGCGGAGCTCGGTGCGAGTGTCGAGGTGCTCGTCGAGGGCAGCTCGAAGCGCAGCGCCACGGTCATGGTGGGTCACAGTCCTAAGAACCAGACGGTCCTCTTCGACCTGCCAAAGGGCGCCTCTCCAGAGGGGCTCGTCGGTAGGCTCTGCACCGTCAAGGTTGCGGCAGCCCGTCCCTGGTTCTTGCGCGGAACCCTGGAAGGCGAGCTGCGGTGA
- a CDS encoding ATP-binding protein has protein sequence MSDAAELVDFISAAGQERSLRVEEDLGGGYVRLRVSEAERRQARHDIRCVEDAVIELLRNARDAGARHVYLATSKDGDVRTLVVLDDGRGIPKGLRERIFDARVTSKLDSVHVDRWGVHGRGMALFSVRENALSAEVMASAPGAGSSIRVVVDTGNLAERTDQSTWPTMGEDGEDGHTIVRGPHNIIRCCAEFVLDERGRVDVWLGSAADIVATIREQTRVHLDASELLFVDDVNELGVLERIPVAADASELLVAARSVGLEMSERTAHRILSGQIRPVRSVFSRLSRRGGGHGKTRRSEVDLMREQRRLRVSSDDAQRFSRIMERDFAFLAERYYLTLSDAPTVRATSEKVVVTFHVSQGD, from the coding sequence ATGTCCGATGCAGCCGAGCTGGTTGATTTCATATCCGCCGCGGGGCAGGAGCGCTCGCTTCGGGTGGAGGAGGACCTCGGTGGGGGCTACGTGCGCCTCAGGGTGTCCGAGGCAGAACGCAGACAGGCCCGTCACGACATCCGCTGTGTCGAGGATGCCGTCATCGAGCTTCTGAGAAACGCGCGCGACGCGGGTGCTCGCCACGTCTATCTGGCCACGTCGAAAGATGGCGACGTTCGCACCCTCGTCGTGCTGGATGACGGTCGTGGCATTCCCAAGGGGCTTCGGGAGCGCATCTTCGACGCTCGTGTCACCTCGAAGCTCGACAGCGTCCACGTGGACAGGTGGGGCGTGCACGGCAGGGGTATGGCGCTCTTCTCGGTACGCGAGAATGCCCTCAGCGCCGAGGTCATGGCATCCGCGCCAGGCGCGGGAAGCTCCATTCGCGTGGTCGTTGACACGGGGAACCTCGCAGAGCGTACAGACCAGTCAACTTGGCCGACCATGGGCGAGGATGGGGAGGACGGGCACACCATCGTGCGCGGACCCCACAACATCATACGTTGCTGCGCCGAGTTCGTGCTCGACGAGAGGGGGCGCGTTGACGTCTGGCTCGGATCTGCCGCCGACATCGTGGCCACGATACGCGAGCAGACGCGAGTGCATCTTGACGCGAGCGAGCTGCTCTTCGTTGACGACGTAAACGAGCTTGGGGTGCTCGAGCGCATACCCGTTGCGGCGGATGCCTCAGAGCTACTTGTTGCAGCGCGCTCGGTCGGCCTCGAGATGAGCGAGCGCACGGCCCACAGGATTTTGTCTGGGCAGATCCGGCCCGTGCGAAGCGTGTTCTCGAGGCTCTCGCGCAGGGGTGGGGGGCATGGGAAAACCCGTCGCAGCGAGGTCGACCTCATGCGAGAGCAGAGGAGGCTGCGCGTCTCGAGTGACGATGCCCAGCGTTTCTCGCGTATCATGGAGAGAGACTTCGCATTCCTTGCAGAGCGCTATTATCTCACACTTTCCGATGCCCCCACGGTCAGGGCAACGTCCGAGAAGGTTGTTGTCACCTTTCACGTTTCGCAGGGTGATTGA
- a CDS encoding stage V sporulation protein S — protein sequence MDFLKVSSKSSPASVAGAIAGMVKDGVPVNLQSVGAGAVNQAIKAIAIARGFLIPTGVDISCAPTFSDIQIGGEMRTAIRIAVYVHRLDSRRAAGALSPSEVTGDPTRAGEPGQEA from the coding sequence ATGGATTTTCTCAAGGTATCGAGTAAGTCGTCCCCGGCATCGGTGGCTGGGGCTATCGCGGGCATGGTGAAGGACGGTGTGCCGGTGAACCTTCAGTCTGTAGGTGCTGGTGCGGTCAACCAGGCCATCAAGGCGATAGCGATCGCACGCGGCTTCCTGATACCGACGGGGGTCGACATCTCGTGCGCTCCCACGTTCTCTGACATCCAGATCGGGGGCGAGATGCGAACAGCCATACGTATAGCCGTCTACGTCCATAGGCTCGATTCCCGTAGGGCCGCAGGTGCGCTGAGCCCCTCGGAGGTTACGGGTGACCCGACTCGAGCTGGCGAGCCTGGCCAGGAGGCATAG
- the hflX gene encoding GTPase HflX → MPKPQPQSTMPEAERAILVGIELGRSEWPLCESLAELGRLAHTAGAEVVSTVTQQLSRPKSRTLIGRGKAEELARLACSLEADVVIFDDELTPSQQGNLERIIGRSTKVIDRTALILDIFGRHAKTHEGRLQVQLAQLQYLLPRLKGMWGHLVSEQARGGIGGRFGQGESQLEIDRRLVRDRISSLKRELTELDKHRAVQSKARWDSGIFRVALVGYTNAGKSMLLNRLTGAGVYVKDELFATLDPTTRTLELEAGRKITITDTVGFIQKLPTTLVESFNSTLAEARAADLILKVVDASDPNREKQLVAVDEVLDRIGASGIPFVAVYNKCDLLDEASYSALATSHPDAILISALEGTGLQGLRYRIAQRAAQDDTTLTALIPYREGFLQRVVHERCQIMHEQYLPEGLLVTARVPVRVAAMFKPHLHESEPADPQ, encoded by the coding sequence ATGCCTAAGCCCCAGCCGCAGTCCACGATGCCTGAGGCCGAGCGTGCGATATTGGTTGGCATTGAGCTCGGGAGGTCCGAGTGGCCGCTTTGCGAGTCGCTCGCAGAGCTGGGACGGCTTGCCCACACCGCAGGCGCCGAGGTCGTCTCGACCGTCACGCAACAGCTTTCCAGGCCGAAGTCGCGTACTCTCATCGGCAGAGGCAAGGCCGAGGAACTCGCTCGGCTCGCCTGTTCGCTTGAGGCGGATGTGGTCATATTCGATGATGAGCTCACCCCCTCGCAACAGGGAAACCTCGAGAGGATCATCGGCAGGTCCACGAAGGTCATCGATAGGACCGCGCTCATCCTGGACATCTTTGGCAGGCATGCGAAAACGCACGAGGGGCGGCTCCAGGTGCAGCTCGCACAGCTTCAGTACCTGCTACCGAGGCTCAAGGGCATGTGGGGGCATCTGGTGAGTGAGCAGGCCCGAGGCGGCATCGGTGGTAGGTTTGGTCAGGGCGAGAGTCAGCTTGAGATCGACCGCCGCCTCGTCCGTGACAGGATCTCTTCCCTCAAGAGGGAGCTTACCGAGCTCGACAAACATCGAGCCGTCCAAAGTAAGGCTCGTTGGGACTCGGGCATCTTTCGCGTGGCGCTTGTCGGCTATACCAATGCCGGCAAGTCCATGCTGCTCAATCGGCTGACCGGCGCTGGAGTCTATGTCAAGGACGAGCTCTTTGCCACGCTCGATCCCACGACGCGTACCCTAGAGCTCGAGGCGGGTCGTAAGATTACCATCACGGACACGGTTGGTTTCATTCAGAAGCTCCCGACCACGCTCGTGGAGTCGTTCAACTCGACGCTGGCCGAGGCACGAGCGGCTGATCTCATCCTCAAAGTGGTGGACGCCTCAGACCCTAACCGAGAAAAGCAGCTCGTTGCTGTGGATGAGGTGCTGGATCGCATTGGTGCCTCTGGCATACCGTTCGTGGCCGTCTACAACAAGTGCGACCTCTTGGACGAGGCGTCGTACTCTGCGCTTGCGACCTCCCATCCTGACGCCATCCTGATCTCCGCGCTCGAGGGTACGGGCTTGCAGGGGCTACGCTATCGCATCGCCCAGAGGGCTGCGCAGGATGACACCACCCTTACGGCGCTCATTCCCTATCGTGAGGGATTCCTGCAGAGGGTGGTCCATGAGCGCTGCCAGATCATGCACGAGCAGTACTTGCCGGAGGGCCTTCTCGTGACCGCAAGGGTGCCGGTCCGGGTGGCAGCTATGTTTAAGCCTCACCTCCACGAGAGCGAGCCTGCGGACCCTCAGTAG
- the miaA gene encoding tRNA (adenosine(37)-N6)-dimethylallyltransferase MiaA, giving the protein MSAQTVLTDPTGPVIAIVGPTASGKSALADRVAQLLDSSVVSIDAMQLYRRMDIGTAKMPVGERHAPVLMVDVCDANDAYSARLFQRDARACVDRLLAAGRVPVLCGGTGLYLDAVIDEMDFPRGERTGEARRRYEAMVEAQGADALHRLLEERDPTSAALIHPHNARRVVRALELLDEGTSYADTHAGLKRHRPHYETTIYAVSMARERLYARIDARVERMFASGLVDEVRGLLSDGLLSLGSTAGQAIGYKEVAEALEGHMTLREAQELVAARTRRYAKRQISWLKRDGRAKTLDLDRMSVRDAAHRVVLDLRAQRAVQLDA; this is encoded by the coding sequence GTGAGTGCGCAGACAGTCCTGACGGATCCCACCGGCCCCGTCATAGCCATCGTCGGGCCCACCGCGTCGGGCAAGAGCGCGCTTGCGGACCGCGTTGCCCAGCTCTTGGACAGCTCCGTCGTCTCAATAGACGCGATGCAGCTGTATAGGCGCATGGACATAGGCACGGCAAAGATGCCGGTGGGGGAGCGCCATGCACCCGTCCTCATGGTTGACGTCTGCGATGCAAACGACGCGTACTCGGCACGGCTCTTCCAGAGGGACGCGCGAGCGTGCGTGGACCGTCTCTTGGCCGCAGGCAGGGTCCCCGTCCTCTGCGGAGGCACTGGCCTGTACCTCGACGCGGTCATAGACGAGATGGACTTCCCTAGGGGCGAGCGAACGGGCGAGGCGCGCAGGCGCTATGAGGCCATGGTCGAGGCGCAGGGCGCGGATGCCCTCCACCGACTGCTCGAGGAGCGGGATCCCACAAGCGCCGCGCTCATACATCCCCATAACGCCCGTCGCGTCGTGAGAGCCCTCGAGCTTTTGGATGAGGGGACATCCTACGCAGATACGCACGCGGGTCTCAAGCGGCATCGCCCACACTATGAGACGACCATCTATGCCGTGTCCATGGCACGCGAGAGGCTCTACGCACGTATAGACGCCCGCGTCGAGAGGATGTTCGCGTCGGGGTTGGTAGACGAGGTACGCGGCCTTCTGAGTGACGGCCTCCTCTCTCTGGGATCCACGGCCGGTCAGGCCATAGGCTACAAGGAGGTGGCAGAGGCGCTCGAAGGCCATATGACGCTAAGGGAGGCTCAGGAGCTCGTAGCGGCACGCACGCGCCGCTACGCCAAGAGGCAGATCTCATGGCTCAAAAGGGATGGTCGCGCAAAAACCCTTGACCTCGATCGCATGAGCGTCAGGGACGCCGCCCACAGGGTTGTCTTAGACCTGAGGGCTCAGAGGGCGGTGCAGCTCGATGCCTAA